The Thermovirga sp. genomic sequence GGGGATTCCCCGGCCAGAATAGGGATACGATAAGGTCCTGGGATATTTCCCCCCCAATCTGAACGGCCGACCTCCAGATGTCCTTCAAGCCGGTATCTTTCTGAAAGACCAGTATGGCGCCGATCTTCCTGCTCTGGAGGAAAAGAAGAGCCCTGGTGATCTCATCGGTCAGCTGAGATGCCTTCTCCTCCGCCTGGCGGCGTCTCCATATGCTCCCTCGTCCGAGTTCCTCGAGCATCCTCCTGATCTCGGGCTGGAACACGATGGGAATCGCGATTATGAAGACCCCCAACAACCTGCCCAATATCCAGGCGAGAGCGGCCAGTTTGAGGAACCGGGCCGTCGCGTAGAGTAGACCGATGACGAAAAGACCTTTCACGAGCTGCATAGCTCGGGTATCCATGAGTAGAAGGAGGAGCCTATAGACTATAAAGGCAATAACAAGGATATCAATGAAGTCCTGCCAGCGAATGGATTCGAGAATTCCTGACAAAGGATCACTCCCTGGGGTTCAGTTTTTTATGATCCTTGTTCTGACATAGGGCGACGTGGCGGCCGCCAGCATGGCGCCGTAATCGGCGATGAATGAAAGGGCATCGCCAGGCTCAAGGGAGCCCTTGAAATCTTCGGCATCAAGGGTCAAATGGTCGCTGGAAGCCCCTATGATGTCAAGCCCTTGATCGACAGGTGTTAGCCCCTCGGGCCTCACATCCTGCCGTCCCATGGCGACAATGACCCGCCGCCTCACACCCCTGTCCTGGAAAACCGGGATATTGCCGAAAGCATCGGCACCCGTCTTTCCTATGGGCATCGAGGGTTTTCTCCTGACTTCCACTACCTCGGCGGTTATCCTTACGGCGTTTCTTTCAAGGTAGGATATCACCCTGTTACCCGTGACATCGGTCCCGAGCAGGATACCCTCCCCCACCCTCAGCTGGTTGACCCCTTCCGGCATTGCGCCGTCCTCGACCAGGGCCAGGGAGGATGTAGCACCCCCGGAGACCACTTCCAGCGGATAACCCAGGAAGGAGGAGAGTTCTCGACCGGTCCGGACCAGGAGTGACAGGTTCGTCACCGACGGGAGCACTCCCGACAGGCACCCCAGGTTGCTCCCGACTCCAAGGCACCGGAGCCTGCGGCATTGGCGGAGGGCGTCGGCCATCTCCTCCACGCCATCGGGCCATATCCCCTCCCGCAGGTCGCCCAGGTCAACCATCACAATAATCCCGATCTCGGTACCCGCTTCCTCGCAAGACCGGTCCAGCATCAAAATCGATTTAGGCATGGAGACCAGGCAACAGTCGACGGTCTCGGCCAGGTCCCTCATCTCGCCGGGCATGGGTATCCTGAGGAGCATCATGGGATGGCGAAACCCGAAAAGGCGAAGCCTCCATATATTGTCAACCCGACTGTCGGCAAGACCTGCGCAACCGCCCTCGAGCATCGCCGATGCGACGGCGGGATGGGCGCTTACTCCCTTTGTGACCCCCCACACGCGGATGCCCTTCCCTCTGCAAAGTTTGACCACTTTTTCCGCGTTCCTCGAGATCACCGCCGTGTCGATGCTCATCTCCGGGTACCTCGAAGTCAATAGGATCGCCTCGCTTTCACGACAACCATTCCAATTAC encodes the following:
- a CDS encoding TIGR00159 family protein, whose amino-acid sequence is MLESIRWQDFIDILVIAFIVYRLLLLLMDTRAMQLVKGLFVIGLLYATARFLKLAALAWILGRLLGVFIIAIPIVFQPEIRRMLEELGRGSIWRRRQAEEKASQLTDEITRALLFLQSRKIGAILVFQKDTGLKDIWRSAVQIGGEISQDLIVSLFWPGNPLHDGAVILDSQNIIAAACYLPLTENSDLSRWIGTRHRAALGVSEVSDAMALVVSEERGEVALAINGHLSRELKEGQIRRLLMHYFARTAEPATAVEGIRERLGSVFFKGGSENDEID
- a CDS encoding alanine/ornithine racemase family PLP-dependent enzyme, which gives rise to MSIDTAVISRNAEKVVKLCRGKGIRVWGVTKGVSAHPAVASAMLEGGCAGLADSRVDNIWRLRLFGFRHPMMLLRIPMPGEMRDLAETVDCCLVSMPKSILMLDRSCEEAGTEIGIIVMVDLGDLREGIWPDGVEEMADALRQCRRLRCLGVGSNLGCLSGVLPSVTNLSLLVRTGRELSSFLGYPLEVVSGGATSSLALVEDGAMPEGVNQLRVGEGILLGTDVTGNRVISYLERNAVRITAEVVEVRRKPSMPIGKTGADAFGNIPVFQDRGVRRRVIVAMGRQDVRPEGLTPVDQGLDIIGASSDHLTLDAEDFKGSLEPGDALSFIADYGAMLAAATSPYVRTRIIKN